The nucleotide sequence GAATACGACCAGGCCGCGGCCCATTTCCAGAATGGTCGCAGCGGTGCCATTTTCGGCCGTCCTTCGAAACGGAGCCGGACAACCGCCACACGCAGCGCCGCCAGTTCGGAATTCATGGTGAACCTCCGGAATGGATTCGCCTTCAATCTGCCGATCTTCGCACTCGGTGGATTCGCCCTTTTCATCTATCTCATCAAGTAGTCACCTTCCCGTGCCATGCCCCGCAGCCCACTACTCAAGGAAGATCTGGAACTGAGCGAACTGCGCGAGACGGAACAACAATTGCTTCTCCGTCAGAAGGAGTTCGCGGAAATCCCGAAACGCCTCGCGAAGGAACTCAAGGAGCGGGAGTCCACCATGCCGCCGCTCGCGGAGATCGAGGAGCGCCGCCGCCGGATCGAGCATGACCAGATCGTCTCGCGTGGCGAGGTGGCGAACATCCTGCGTGACCAGAGCCGCAGCTTCGTGCTGCTCGTCCTGCTCGTCACCGCCACCGGATCACTGATCTGGTGGGGGGTGAAACTGATGCAGGGGTGAGACAATAAATAAAAAGGGGGATAAAAGAGCGCGGGCCGGGTCAGCCTGCCAGCGCCTTCGCTTCCAACTTCTTTGCCAGGTCCTTCCACTGGCTGCGGCTGACGATGTAGCCGACGCAGCCGTCCTTGCCGCAGCGGCAGGGATGGTCTTCGTAGCATTCCACATCGAACCCATAGTCAAAGGTAAGCTCCTCGCCGGCATCGATGTCCCTCAGGGCGTGGATGAATATCTTCCTACCTTCGATCCATGCCTCGCAGTTCGGGGCACAGGAATGATTGATGAGGCGCGCGGTGTTCCAAGGGACATTTCCATCAATGTCATAGTTCTTGGAAAGAGTGAAGATGTAGACGGCGGCATCACCCGTGGTGACGGATTTTTCCTGTTGGGAAATGCCGCGTTTCTCGCTGGTCGTCTTGTCGATCAGCTCACCGACGTATTCGATGATCTTCGTCTCCTTGGGAATGAAGGTGGTGGCGTAGACGCCCCGTCCGTGGATCTCGGAACCGCGGACCTCACAGTGTTCGCTCTGTCCCCGTTTCCATAATTCCAAGAGCTTGCGATGGAGTGTGTTTTGTTCCGCGACGCTGTTTTTCCCGGTCTTCTTCGCTGCCATATCGGTGATTCTAGCGGGCCTCGCGCTTTTCCAAAGGAGGAAATTGCAGATCCTGCGGCAGGTTGACGTAAAGGCTGCGGAGATCGTTCACCGTAAGGCCCGCACCATCGATGAAGGTCCAGTCGTTTTTCCCCTTGTCCGTGACAGCCACCTGGAAACCGATACTCTCGATCACGATGGGCTTGGCCTCGCCCGGACGGATGATGCGGAACTTCGTGACGGTCGGGATCATGACCAGCCATTTGCTGAACACCAGGGTTTCAACCTGCCCGCCATCCACCGTCTCCACCTTCTTTCCGGGGCCGACTTCGTAGGAGCGCGGCTGGCCCTGGGGTTTGAAGGAAATCATGCTGATGCCCTGTTGGACCATTTGTTTCGCCACGCCATCCAACTGTTGCTCGAGCTTGTCCATTCCTCCCATCCGGTCGGCGGTGCGCTTCTTCCACTGGGGATTCATGCGCTCCACCGCCACCTGATAGCGGCCCAGGACCACTTCGTCACCGAGGCTGGCGACCGCCGTGACGGCGGAGGCCACCACGTCCGCCGGAGCAGCCGACGACGAAGAGGCGGCTTGTGGGGCATTTT is from Luteolibacter yonseiensis and encodes:
- a CDS encoding SET domain-containing protein, which produces MAAKKTGKNSVAEQNTLHRKLLELWKRGQSEHCEVRGSEIHGRGVYATTFIPKETKIIEYVGELIDKTTSEKRGISQQEKSVTTGDAAVYIFTLSKNYDIDGNVPWNTARLINHSCAPNCEAWIEGRKIFIHALRDIDAGEELTFDYGFDVECYEDHPCRCGKDGCVGYIVSRSQWKDLAKKLEAKALAG